From Medicago truncatula cultivar Jemalong A17 chromosome 7, MtrunA17r5.0-ANR, whole genome shotgun sequence, a single genomic window includes:
- the LOC11435886 gene encoding uncharacterized protein, translating to MAPEISKTHEAFRSSEDSDSEELERLESDLKEMSHKILEFRSTLPDQLKSTLLSVLESQRPFLPQFNSGASDQNISREGSSSTAEDPESAEKVKLLKEKISSNCAAMPIVLKRMKDCIAKIEKLDSYNAANIHQGFKRKKTG from the exons ATGGCTCCAGAAATTTCGAAAACCCATGAAGCATTTCGCAGCTCCGAAGATTCAGATTCAGAGGAGTTGGAGAGGTTGGAGTCTGATTTGAAGGAAATGTCGCACAAAATTCTTGAATTTCGATCAACTCTTCCGGATCAGCTCAAATCCACACTCCTTTCGGTTCTCGAATCCCAAAGACCCTTTCTTCCTCAATTCAATTCAG GTGCTTCTGATCAAAACATTTCCAGAGAGGGAAGTTCATCTACTGCAGAAGATCCAGAGAGTGCTGAGAAAGTAAAATTACTAAAGGAGAAGATCTCAAGCAATTGTGCTGCTATGCCAATAGTTTTGAAAAGGATGAAAGATTGCATTGCGAAAATTGAAAAGTTAGATTCATATAATGCTGCAAACATACATCAAGGCTTCAAAAGGAAGAAGACTGGATAA